The nucleotide window CATATCCGTACCAGCGATTgtaaccccacccctgcccatcccGTTCTCCATCCCAGGACAGGGTTGTTCAAGACAGGGTAAGTCTGCCTTGTGGTTTTTTGTACACAACTTTGGGACACTGGGCATGAGGTCCTTCCATGGACTGGCTCAGTCCATCACGTACTGGTGTGTATCCACCTCAGCCCAGATCCATAGAAGGTGACTTTTAGTTTTCCCTGGGGGTACTCCAGACCCTCTCtacccgaggccccgccccattCCAAAGAACTGAGTCCCTTGTGGAGAATGAGACCAAACCTAAAAGCTTGGTGCTAAATGAAGGCAGGGCGGGCACCCAAATTTTGGAGCACAGaagcaggcccagaggtgccaggccCGGGGATACAGTCAAACATCAGTGATGGACATTGGGGTGAAAAGTTCTGAGGCTTCAGAGAATGGGTCTCGTGGCTCTTGGCTGGGCTACCAGCTCAGATGtctcctgccccagagcccaacgGAGGCCAAgcaagctggagggagggtgggCTTGGTGACTGGGGTTCTCTGGGAATCACCCTGCTGAGTTCTCTTGGGGGGAGGTCCCAGGTCACTGAAGGGTGGGgggatctgggaggggagtggggaagaatCACAGcagattagagcaggggggctgggagccaggactccttgATTCTACCctaagctctgggaggggagtgcggtctggtaagttagagcagcaggggctgggagccaggactcctgggttctatcctccctctgggaggggagtggggtctggtaagttagggcagtgggggctgggagccaggactcctgggttctatcctagctctgggaggggagtggggtctggtaggttagggcagtgggggctgggagccagagttCTATCCCAGCTATGGTAATTTCTCTCTTTCTGTTGCATGTCCTGTCTCTCTCCGACAGCTCCCACCAAAGCTGCTCTCACAGTCATTCCTGCCGTCctccctgtccccacctcctcAGGCTCCAGGCACCTCATCCTGGGCCCCAGCACACACTGGCCCTGCgagtggggggcagcagggacagtcCAGATAAACCCCCCAACAACCTGGGGCTGGGGCTTAGGATAGGGGATCCCGCTGAACAGAGGAGCGAAGGAAATGAGGGCTGGCTGATTAGAGACACAGGTTTTATTGCAGGCAGCCTGGACATGTTAgagtggtgggacctggggctgaGATCCCAGGCACAGGGCTAGGATGGAAAGGCCGTTGAGACCAGCAGATCAATTGTGTGATGCTGCAGGGACATGTCTCTCTCCACGGTCAGTGTGATCAGTGCATGGGGGTCAGCAGGCTCAGTGTCGGGAGCGAGGCGCTACGACCGGTTCCCACTCTGCTGCTTTGGTCTCCAGCAAGGCCCAGCGATGGACATTGGGGTATGTAGGGAGCTGGTGATCCAGGCAGTGGCTGCCCTAGTTAACAGCTCATGCGGTGGCGAGGTCCTTGTAAGGGGGAGGAGTGCAGGCAACAGCATCCGTGTGGGTGTTGGTGGCAGTAGTTGGATCACCTGGAGGCACCATGTTCTGGTAAATGACCACAGACTGGAGGAAAAGGTAAGGACAACCTATCAGGACAGGACTCAAGCGCACCTCTCAGCCCAGCAACACCCCAGTGATGTGCTCCCAGTATAGAACCCTGGagtcccagctccccctccccccgacacacacactttaacccactagacccccctcccctccactgtcCCTGCCATTAATACAGGCCCCATGGTGACGCATCATTACCACTTGGCTGTAGCTGTCCCGGCAGACAGTTTTGCACCCAAAGGCCGCAGTGGAGATGGAGACGCAGAATTCCAGGAAGGTGAACAGGAACAGAACCATGATGCAGGCCATGGTCACCTTCTGCCAACGGGAAACTGTTGAATTCCCTACAGGacaaaggccccatgtcccattccctcaACCTCACCCCacaagccagccagtccccgccctgggctggatcagagccagcgccccttggaggggaaaggccccgtgccccattccctgccagcTGGTTAAGGCAGTCCCTAGGGGTGGCCATGGGAGGCAGGTTGGTCCCCgtgggagcagggggatggaTGCACTGACAGCCCTGCCCTCGTGCGGTGATACCAGGTACTCACATAAGGGAAGCAATTCTCTGGGTACCAGTCACACCTGGACTGATACCTGGATTCCATCAAGCTGATCAGGTACAGGATCATGGCACATCCGGCCAGCACCGAGCTGATGATGTTGATTCCCAGGCTGCCTTTCACCTGGccgggagatgggggtggggagaggagtgcGCTGAGAGCCCAGCTGGACACACGCGGACAACATGGTATGAAGCCAAGCCCTTCTCGGGGAAGACCCCCCGCTCCAGCTGCGGGGAGAGCCCACACAATGACATCCCATTCTTGTGATCATAATGTTCACTCCCATTGCTGTAGCAGGAACATTTAGGGGCTAAATTGCGATGCTGGGTTGAGGTACGGTTCAAATCATTCCAATCGCTTTGGAAAGAATGAGTGATTGTGggtataagagagagagagactagatGTGGGAagcacctcaagaggtcatcaagtccagctctctgcactcaggcaggaccaaatagccctagaccatccctgacaacaaatgcttgtccaacctgttcttgaacacccccaatgatggggattccacaacctccctgagaAGCCTGTTCCAGACCTGACCTCCCCTTGGCTGTTATCAGGCCCCTCCTCCAACTTCCTTTCACCACTATACATGCCCACTTTTTTCACCTTTCCTCAGATGTCggcttttctaaaccttttgtcatttttgttgctttcctcgggcctctctccaatttctccacatctttcctaaagtgtggtgcccagaattggacaaaatatgccagctgaggcctccccagggCCAAGTAGCgcggacagttacctcccatccCTTACATACGACCGTCCTGTTAATACCCCAggatgatattagcctttttctcagCTGCATCACAGCCTTGAcgcatattcagtttgtgatccactataacccca belongs to Natator depressus isolate rNatDep1 chromosome 24, rNatDep2.hap1, whole genome shotgun sequence and includes:
- the LOC141977177 gene encoding membrane-spanning 4-domains subfamily A member 4A-like isoform X2 → MATTMTASSASPITIINSFITQPHTASAAISAKPQPREKFYKGEPLALGITQILVGAMQVAVGMVMAMVNSYLWILALTVHVPLWSGLLVKGSLGINIISSVLAGCAMILYLISLMESRYQSRCDWYPENCFPYKVTMACIMVLFLFTFLEFCVSISTAAFGCKTVCRDSYSQVSVVIYQNMVPPGDPTTATNTHTDAVACTPPPYKDLATA
- the LOC141977177 gene encoding membrane-spanning 4-domains subfamily A member 4D-like isoform X1, with protein sequence MATTMTASSASPITIINSFITQPHTASAAISAKPQPREKFYKGEPLALGITQILVGAMQVAVGMVMAMVNSYLWILALTVHVPLWSGLLYIISGSVSVAAAKNPKIPLVKGSLGINIISSVLAGCAMILYLISLMESRYQSRCDWYPENCFPYKVTMACIMVLFLFTFLEFCVSISTAAFGCKTVCRDSYSQVSVVIYQNMVPPGDPTTATNTHTDAVACTPPPYKDLATA